In Halanaeroarchaeum sp. HSR-CO, one DNA window encodes the following:
- a CDS encoding geranylgeranyl reductase family protein has protein sequence MTTESHDVVVVGGGTAGAFAAATVADAGLDVVLLERKPEEDAGDIACGDAIKGKSTFPDVIDREYLRDEAFTNENVRKARFENPQNGEVLDIPFEEPGAVVDRKRYGEVLIEEADRVGTDIHFETVVQDVLQRDGRVTGVTGMRNGDPVTYEADVVIDAAGALSILQDKADLDEATFDTNVHFEQYCSAYREIIAVEEPVDYEDAIVFMPTEELGYLWYFPRDATTINAGLGFQMDQEPMALVDVLKDDLEQRPEFENARVVDKRGAALPTRRVYDSAVAPGFMAVGDAAAHVNPATGGGIPGAAKAGHWAALEAIDAVETGDASEDALWGYNQKVMEDFGKRFAAIDAYNIWATGQEVDELTSIITAMPGQALIDALAQGGTSSMGLSMRLKTLVGTFGHWGTLASLYRVHQKATELKSVYDDYPSDTSGFEAWRDRRDAVLEDVYEISGADPKY, from the coding sequence ATGACCACGGAATCCCACGACGTGGTCGTCGTCGGCGGGGGAACGGCTGGTGCCTTCGCCGCGGCGACCGTGGCCGACGCCGGCCTCGACGTCGTGCTGCTGGAACGCAAACCCGAGGAGGACGCCGGCGACATCGCCTGCGGCGATGCGATCAAGGGCAAGAGCACCTTCCCCGACGTGATCGACCGGGAGTACCTCCGCGACGAAGCGTTCACGAACGAGAACGTCCGCAAAGCCCGCTTCGAGAACCCGCAGAACGGCGAGGTCCTCGACATCCCCTTCGAGGAACCGGGCGCCGTCGTCGACCGGAAACGGTACGGCGAGGTCCTCATCGAGGAGGCCGACCGCGTCGGTACCGACATCCACTTCGAGACGGTCGTCCAGGACGTCCTGCAAAGAGACGGGCGGGTGACCGGAGTGACGGGGATGCGAAACGGTGACCCCGTGACCTACGAAGCCGACGTCGTCATCGACGCTGCCGGAGCCCTGTCCATCCTGCAGGACAAGGCCGACCTCGACGAGGCAACCTTCGACACCAACGTTCATTTCGAGCAGTACTGCTCGGCCTACAGGGAGATCATCGCAGTCGAGGAACCGGTCGACTACGAGGACGCCATCGTCTTCATGCCGACCGAAGAACTGGGCTACCTCTGGTACTTCCCCCGGGACGCCACCACCATCAACGCGGGGCTCGGTTTCCAGATGGACCAGGAACCGATGGCCCTGGTTGACGTGCTCAAAGACGACCTTGAGCAGCGGCCCGAGTTCGAGAACGCACGGGTCGTCGACAAACGTGGGGCGGCACTCCCGACCCGGCGGGTGTACGATTCGGCGGTCGCCCCCGGCTTCATGGCCGTCGGCGACGCGGCGGCCCACGTCAATCCGGCGACGGGCGGCGGCATCCCGGGCGCGGCGAAGGCCGGCCACTGGGCCGCTCTCGAGGCCATCGACGCCGTCGAGACCGGCGACGCGAGCGAGGACGCCCTCTGGGGATACAACCAGAAAGTCATGGAGGACTTCGGCAAGCGCTTCGCGGCTATCGACGCCTACAACATCTGGGCGACGGGCCAGGAGGTCGACGAACTGACCAGTATCATCACGGCGATGCCCGGACAGGCCCTCATCGACGCTCTCGCACAGGGAGGCACGTCGTCGATGGGACTGTCGATGAGACTCAAGACGCTCGTCGGCACCTTCGGTCACTGGGGGACACTCGCCAGTCTCTACCGGGTCCACCAGAAAGCCACCGAACTGAAGTCCGTGTACGACGACTACCCGAGCGATACGTCCGGATTCGAGGCCTGGCGAGACCGACGCGACGCCGTCCTCGAGGACGTCTACGAGATCAGCGGCGCCGACCCCAAGTACTGA
- a CDS encoding phosphoadenosine phosphosulfate reductase family protein, with translation MREGFPEYVDVDYTDGEGQEPDDFPDLEAKIEKAIDVTHRGLEEYERPAVMWTGGKDSTLTLYFVNEVARKFDLEKPPAVFIDHFQHFDELMGFVERWADEWALEVIYARNEDVGNYVDEKDLEPGDDIPIDALSEHNQHHVRNILEYEEETFPFLLDTYVGNHLLKTVALNDALEEYDIDGVISGVRWDEQEARADETFFSPRHDPDIYPPHDRIQPILQFTERDVWDVFWHYVVPETVPEFPDEGYVPQSYDDLPNGLTHEAIPISPKYFEGFRSLGSEISTEKADEEPAWLQDLEDTVERAGRAQDKEDLMERLRDLGYM, from the coding sequence ATGCGAGAGGGCTTTCCCGAGTACGTCGACGTCGACTATACCGACGGTGAAGGGCAGGAACCGGACGATTTCCCGGATCTCGAAGCAAAGATCGAGAAGGCCATCGACGTGACCCACCGCGGTCTCGAGGAGTACGAACGACCCGCCGTGATGTGGACCGGAGGGAAGGACTCCACCCTGACGTTGTACTTCGTCAACGAGGTCGCCCGCAAGTTCGACCTCGAGAAACCGCCCGCGGTCTTCATCGACCACTTCCAACACTTCGACGAGTTGATGGGGTTCGTCGAGCGCTGGGCAGACGAGTGGGCGCTCGAGGTCATCTACGCCCGTAACGAGGATGTGGGCAATTACGTGGACGAAAAGGACCTCGAACCGGGTGACGACATCCCCATCGACGCGCTGTCGGAGCACAACCAGCACCACGTGCGGAACATTCTCGAGTACGAGGAGGAGACGTTCCCCTTCCTCCTGGACACGTACGTCGGCAACCACCTCCTGAAGACCGTCGCGCTGAACGACGCCCTCGAGGAGTACGACATCGACGGCGTCATCTCCGGGGTTCGCTGGGACGAACAGGAAGCCAGGGCGGACGAGACGTTCTTCAGCCCGCGTCACGACCCGGACATCTATCCGCCGCACGACCGCATCCAGCCCATCCTTCAGTTCACCGAGCGCGACGTTTGGGACGTCTTCTGGCACTACGTCGTCCCGGAGACGGTCCCCGAGTTCCCCGACGAGGGCTACGTCCCCCAGAGCTACGACGACCTGCCGAACGGCCTCACGCACGAGGCCATCCCCATCTCGCCGAAGTACTTCGAGGGCTTCCGCTCGCTCGGCAGCGAGATCAGCACGGAGAAGGCCGACGAAGAACCGGCCTGGCTCCAGGACCTCGAGGACACCGTCGAGCGGGCTGGCCGTGCACAGGACAAAGAGGATCTGATGGAACGGCTCCGCGACCTGGGCTACATGTAA
- a CDS encoding 2-oxoacid:ferredoxin oxidoreductase subunit beta, with the protein MSTDVNFTEFKSDEQPTWCPGCGDFGTMNGIMRALANKGTPPKDTFVAAGIGCSGKIGTYMRAYALHGVHGRALPVATGVKLANPDLEVIAAGGDGDGYSIGTNHFIHAVRRNVNVTYVVMDNRIYGLTKGQASPTSHEDFETGTTPEGPKQPPVNPLALALAAGGTFIAQSFSSDARRHVEILEQAMEHDGFSLVNTFSPCVTFNDVDTYDYYKDAIVDLADDEDFDRTDYDQAKEKILDRDAEYIGVLYEDEDRPSYAQAHDVSGDMSRLDETPPDGVKDLVDEFY; encoded by the coding sequence ATGAGCACCGACGTCAACTTCACCGAATTCAAATCAGACGAACAGCCGACCTGGTGTCCGGGCTGTGGTGACTTCGGCACCATGAACGGCATCATGCGGGCGCTCGCGAACAAGGGCACCCCGCCGAAGGATACGTTCGTCGCCGCAGGTATCGGCTGTTCCGGTAAGATCGGCACGTACATGCGAGCGTATGCACTCCACGGCGTGCACGGTCGCGCCCTCCCGGTCGCCACCGGCGTCAAACTGGCGAACCCGGACCTCGAGGTCATCGCCGCTGGCGGTGACGGGGACGGGTACTCCATCGGGACGAACCACTTCATCCACGCGGTCCGTCGGAACGTCAACGTCACCTACGTGGTGATGGACAACCGCATCTACGGGCTCACCAAGGGCCAGGCGTCGCCGACCTCTCACGAGGACTTCGAGACGGGGACGACACCCGAGGGACCGAAACAACCCCCGGTCAACCCGCTCGCTCTCGCCCTGGCGGCCGGCGGGACCTTCATCGCCCAGTCCTTTTCCTCGGACGCCCGGCGCCACGTCGAGATCCTGGAACAAGCCATGGAACACGACGGGTTCTCACTGGTCAACACCTTCAGCCCGTGTGTGACGTTCAACGACGTCGACACGTACGACTACTACAAGGACGCCATCGTCGACCTCGCGGACGACGAGGACTTCGATCGAACCGACTACGACCAGGCCAAAGAGAAGATTCTGGACCGGGACGCGGAGTACATCGGTGTCCTCTACGAGGACGAGGACCGTCCCTCCTACGCGCAGGCACACGACGTCAGCGGTGATATGTCCCGACTCGACGAGACGCCGCCAGATGGCGTCAAGGACCTCGTCGACGAGTTCTACTGA
- a CDS encoding aldo/keto reductase — translation MTRDAARTAMGGSVPTPGIGTWQNTDPQACATAIETAVEMGYRHVDTAQAYGNEADVGRGIAAADVDRDDVFLATKVWIDNLAYDDVIESTHESLEKLDVEYLDLLYVHWPAGAYDPAETLPAFQALHDEGLIDRIGVSNFEPRHLDRARSILDAPIAANQVEMHPLLQQSTLREYAAAHDIELVAYSPLARGAVFDVPAIQRVAGRHDVSEAQVSLAWLHEKGAVSIPKATGEDHIRDNWESRDLELTEADIETIDGIDRQERQVDPDFGPWN, via the coding sequence ATGACTCGCGATGCAGCCCGGACAGCGATGGGTGGTTCCGTCCCCACCCCCGGAATCGGCACCTGGCAGAACACCGACCCACAGGCCTGTGCGACTGCGATCGAGACGGCCGTCGAAATGGGGTATCGCCACGTCGACACCGCACAGGCCTACGGCAACGAGGCCGACGTCGGGCGCGGTATCGCTGCCGCTGACGTCGACCGCGACGACGTCTTCCTCGCCACCAAGGTCTGGATCGACAACCTCGCGTACGACGACGTCATCGAATCGACCCACGAGAGCCTCGAGAAGTTGGACGTCGAGTACCTCGATCTGCTCTACGTCCACTGGCCGGCGGGAGCCTACGACCCCGCGGAGACGCTCCCCGCGTTCCAGGCCCTCCACGACGAGGGGCTGATCGACCGCATCGGGGTGAGCAACTTCGAACCGCGCCATCTGGACCGTGCCCGGTCGATTCTCGATGCCCCCATCGCGGCGAATCAGGTCGAGATGCACCCCCTGCTCCAGCAATCGACCCTCCGCGAGTATGCCGCCGCACACGACATCGAACTGGTCGCCTATTCACCACTCGCACGGGGTGCCGTCTTCGACGTCCCGGCGATCCAGCGGGTGGCCGGGAGACACGACGTGAGCGAGGCGCAGGTCAGTCTGGCGTGGCTTCACGAGAAGGGGGCCGTCTCCATTCCGAAGGCGACCGGCGAGGACCATATCCGCGATAACTGGGAGAGTCGAGACCTCGAACTGACCGAGGCCGATATCGAGACCATCGACGGTATCGACCGCCAGGAGCGACAGGTCGACCCGGACTTCGGCCCCTGGAACTGA